In the genome of Apostichopus japonicus isolate 1M-3 chromosome 15, ASM3797524v1, whole genome shotgun sequence, one region contains:
- the LOC139981457 gene encoding uncharacterized protein, translating to MLEEKIYKLKEDKRVLRTENKNLRRTIRLMDSLPELLESVEKFRKETPIPRSIEEEAPICTPVKLKDDLPSGVEKVNKILARCNVMEPAKMVNDILIGTFSEDYLSSHSITGTNGTTRNRWTLSY from the exons ATGCTGGAGgaaaaaatttataaattgaaAGAAGACAAGAGGGTCCTGAGGACGGAAAACAAGAACTTAAGAAGAACAATTAGGTTGATGGACA GTCTTCCAGAGCTGTTAGAGTCTGTGGAGAAGTTTAGAAAAGAAACGCCGATCCCCAGAAGCATCGAAGAAGAAGCTCCTATCTGTACACCTGTCAAG TTAAAAGACGATCTGCCTTCAGGCGTAGAAAAGGTTAACAAGATTTTGGCTCGATGTAACGTGATGGAGCCGGCAAAAATGGTCAACGACATCCTAATAGGAACATTCTCAGAGGACTATCTCTCTTCGCATTCCATCACAGGGACAAATGGCACCACAAGGAACCGATGGACCCTGTCATATTGA
- the LOC139981391 gene encoding uncharacterized protein: MAKKRGRYKRYLDLDNSECEIPRNTKKRWLLKHQGVIGEDSCNGMARLNHFESYKALLSEIDYTVADNYTTLTVGDSSSSSEDEDDLQLQQDVFRASTDADLEIRRSEELEDAQLMENEPTPSSSSENSSDDDTSSVEAEQQDKPLDGDEHNLQSPIFHGSLLSHAHLLLLVMAFVLKHQLTGTCLEDLLSLLNLMVPGSIVLSKYLFQKQFLKCANNIQKHFFCNCCLVYLGENPDIDSCPDCSTSFNLKKSEKKGNYFLYVPIEDQLKTLLARDGISEAIGQGSTSEGVYNDIYSGSMYKEMFSDSHHSSINLSILWNCDGVPLFKSSKTSIWTIQVIINELPKHIRAKHILLCGIWIGNDKPRMDMFLRPFVEELRKLGTDGIVWKNKHGRVYSAVSSCDAVARCALQNIHQFNGSHGCGLCLHEGVSVNRGHGVTRVYPVEGRVERRTKEGTLQNAKEAVETGKIVKGVKGPSILCLLPRFNAIDGCVPDYMHSVILGVVRQFGKLWFDTSYHHGPFYLGRHVQEISSRLLKIKPPCEASRLPRSLLDRKFWKATEWKNFLLYSPVILCGLLPARFLTHWWLLVYAIYSLGSSTVTTKMIQDSKCALLKFVIQMQDLYGLEHISYNVHQMTNLSQYVLNWGPLWASSAFAFEDNNQRIKSFFKGTKGIAKQIMKNSLIFNKLDSLATVHLSSATEETQKLYSSFSQRGCKYIEKAYLVADECTGLGTPIVRYLTDMEKAALIEIIPLAYLHSHVKCFKRFVLNKRLFHSQSYSSKVKQNDSVVSLRKGNFASIQSLIAIHDHSSDIAHSFFSVIIGHDLQMSSFSKFDTDVKDNLAKYYKKGMYSELIAFCPYEVKSKCLEIPFENYSFVLEWPGHEFTD; this comes from the exons ATGGCAAAGAAGAGGGGCCGTTATAAACGTTATCTCGACCTAGACAATTCAGAATGTGAGATCCCACGGAATACCAAGAAAAGATGGCTGTTAAAACATCAAGGCGTAATTGGAGAGGACAGCTGTAATGGTATGGCTCGCCTTAATCATTTTGAAAG TTATAAGGCTCTTCTGAGCGAGATCGACTATACA GTGGCTGACAATTACACAACCCTAACAGTTGGTGATTCATCCTCCAGCagtgaagatgaagatgacCTGCAACTGCAGCAGGACGTGTTCCGTGCATCCACAGATGCTGATTTAGAA ATAAGGAGAAGCGAAGAGCTCGAGGATGCACAGCTGATGGAGAATGAACCAACACCTTCATCAAGTAGTGAGAATTCAAGTGATGATGACACCTCATCTGTCGAAGCAGAACAGCAG GATAAACCACTAGATGGTGATGAACATAATTTACAGAGTCCTATTTTCCATGGCTCGCTGCTTTCCCATGCTCACTTGTTGCTTCTCGTGATGGCATTTGTGCTGAAACATCAACTGACTGGAACCTGCCTTGAAGATTTGTTGTCTCTCCTGAACTTAATGGTGCCTGGCAGTATAGTTCTATCAAAGTACCTTTTTCAGAAACAATTTCTCAAGTGTGCAAATAATATTCAAAAACACTTCTTTTGTAATTGCTGTTTAGTTTACCTTGGAGAAAACCCAGACATTGATTCCTGCCCAGATTGTTCTACTTCATTTAACTTAAAGAAGAGTGAAAAAAAGGGGAACTACTTTTTGTATGTACCGATAGAAGACCAGCTGAAAACACTTCTTGCAAGAGATGGCATTTCTGAAGCTATAGGCCAAGGATCGACATCAGAAGGAGTATATAATGACATTTATAGTGGCTCAATGTATAAAGAAATGTTTAGTGATAGTCATCACTCAAGTATTAATTTGTCTATTTTGTGGAATTGTGATGGTGTACCGCTATTTAAATCCTCCAAAACTTCCATCTGGACTATACAAGTTATAATTAACGAATTACCAAAACACATAAGAGCAAAGCATATTCTTCTTTGTGGAATTTGGATTGGCAATGACAAGCCTCGTATGGATATGTTTCTTAGACCATTTGTAGAGGAGCTTAGGAAATTAGGAACAGATGGAATTGTATGGAAAAACAAACACGGAAGGGTTTACTCAGCAGTTTCTTCTTGTGATGCCGTTGCTAGATGTGCGTTACAAAATATTCACCAATTCAATGGCTCTCATGGCTGTGGCCTTTGTTTACATGAAGGTGTCTCTGTCAATAGAGGTCATGGTGTAACAAGGGTTTATCCAGTGGAAGGGAGAGTTGAAAGAAGGACTAAGGAAGGTACTCTTCAAAATGCTAAGGAAGCTGTAGAGACAGGGAAAATTGTTAAAGGTGTTAAAGGTCCTTCAATATTGTGTCTCCTCCCAAGGTTTAATGCAATAGATGGTTGTGTGCCAGATTACATGCATTCTGTAATTTTAGGTGTTGTTCGACAATTTGGAAAGCTATGGTTTGATACTTCCTACCATCATGGTCCATTTTATTTAGGCCGTCACGTTCAAGAAATATCCAGTCGTTTGTTGAAGATTAAACCTCCTTGTGAGGCATCTCGTCTTCCAAGATCTCTTTTGGATAGAAAGTTTTGGAAAGCAACAGAGTGGAAAAATTTCCTGCTGTACTCGCCAGTAATTTTGTGTGGGCTGCTTCCTGCTCGCTTCCTAACACATTGGTGGTTATTAGTGTATGCCATATACAGTCTTGGGTCATCCACTGTTACAACAAAAATGATTCAAGATAGTAAATGTGcacttttgaaatttgttatCCAAATGCAGGATTTGTATGGCCTGGAACACATTTCTTATAATGTTCATCAGATGACAAATTTGAGTCAGTATGTTCTGAATTGGGGTCCCCTATGGGCATCATCTGCATTTGCCTTTGAAGACAACAACCAAAGGATTAAAAGCTTCTTTAAAGGAACAAAAGGTATTGctaaacaaataatgaaaaattcaTTGATATTTAACAAGTTGGACAGCCTGGCAACTGTACACCTTTCTTCGGCAACAGAAGAAACTCAGAAGTTGTACTCATCTTTCTCTCAACGAGGttgtaaatatattgaaaaagcTTATCTGGTTGCAGATGAATGTACTGGATTAGGAACTCCAATTGTCAGGTACCTTACTGATATGGAAAAGGCTGCTTTAATTGAAATTATCCCACTAGCTTATTTGCATTCTCATGTCAAGTGTTTCAAAAGATTTGTTCTCAACAAAAGGTTGTTTCATTCACAGTCCTACAGCAGCAAAGTCAAACAAAATGATTCTGTGGTTTCCTTAAGGAAAGGAAACTTTGCTTCAATTCAGTCATTAATAGCAATTCATGACCATTCATCAGATATTgcacattcttttttttctgttattattGGACATGATTTACAAATGAGTTCTTTCTCTAAATTTGATACAGACGTAAAAGATAATCTAGCCAAATATTACAAGAAAGGAATGTACTCAGAACTGATAGCATTTTGTCCATATGAGGTTAAGAGTAAATGTTTAGAAATACCATTTGAGAATTATAGCTTTGTTTTGGAATGGCCAGGACATGAATTTACAGACTGA
- the LOC139981088 gene encoding uncharacterized protein has translation MDRSGFPKYFILGFFLFLGKGQEIYDGYRHKKNGEFVYGVLGQNVTLSCDLQSYCVRGPWACSTSPVKYLTARPFSDCGEFLFVSDSTNGEIKNTSLHINNFKESLAGIYDCNCHHENVTERVKRFNLQIKNSLCQLEITRNEKVKVFDNSTGSQRDEAALKVNVNIDDNITARCTNDGANLQTNCKNRI, from the exons ATGGACAGGAGtggttttccaaaatattttatcCTCggattttttcttttccttggaAAAGGGCAAGAGATTTACGATGGTTATAGGCATAAGAAAAACGGCGAATTTGTGTATGGAGTACTTGGACAAAATGTAACCCTCTCATGTGATTTACAGTCTTACTGTGTGAGAGGTCCGTGGGCATGCAGTACAAGTCCTGTGAAATATCTAACGGCAAGACCGTTTTCAGATTGTGGAGAGTTTTTGTTTGTCAGTGACAGCACCAACGGGGAGATAAAGAACACCAGTCTACACATTAATAACTTTAAAGAGAGTCTTGCTGGCATCTATGACTGCAACTGTCATCATGAGAATGTAACAGAAAGGGTGAAACGCTTTAACCTACAAATTAAAAATTCTTTGTGCCAACTAGAAATAACTCGAAATGAGAAAGTAAAG GTATTTGATAACAGTACTGGAAGTCAACGCGATGAGGCAGCACTTAAAGTAAATGTAAACATTGATGACAATATCACAGCCAGATGTACAAACGATGGTGCAAATCTGCAGACTAATTGCAAAAATC GTATTTGA